Proteins from a single region of Puntigrus tetrazona isolate hp1 chromosome 2, ASM1883169v1, whole genome shotgun sequence:
- the LOC122327519 gene encoding E3 ubiquitin-protein ligase HECW1-like, whose translation MCMYWEARIDSHGRVFYVDHINRTTTWQRPTSAATPDGLRRSGSVQQMEQLNRRYQTIQRTMATERRDEESGSPRNERTASTETDSPPQTTELRRDTPCSPGHCQKITLLLQSPAVKFITHPEFFTVLHANYGAYRMFTNSSCLKHMVLKIRRDARNFERYQHNRDLVTFLNRFADAQLELPRGWEIKTDPQGKSFFVDHNSRATTFIDPRIPLQNGRLPNHLTHRQHLQRLRSYSAGEASEVSRSRGASLVSRAVRSQYQPDSVPLAYNDKIVSFLRQPNILELLQERQPSLARNHSLREKIHYIRSEGPQSVEKLSCDADLVMLLSLFDEEIMSYIPSHSFHPGLSFSPRCSPGSSPQSSPGLQRARAPAPYRRDFEAKLRNFYRKLEAKGYGQGPGKIKLIIRREHLLEGTFNQVMVYSRKELQRNKLYITFVGEEGLDYSGPSREFFFLLSQELFNPYYGLFEYSANDTYTVQISPMSAFVENHLEWFRFSGRILGLALIHQYLLDAFFTRPFYKALLRLVTDLSDLEYLDEEFHQSLQWMKDNDITDILDLTFTVNEEVFGQVIERELKSGGSNTQVTEKNKKEYIERMARWRVERGVMQQTEALVRGFYEVVDSRLVSVFDARELELVIAGTAEIDLNDWRSNTEYRGGYHDGHAVIRSFWDAVERFNNEQRLRLLQFVTGTSSVPYEGFAALRGSNGLRRFCIEKWGKITSLPRSKG comes from the exons atgtgtatgt ACTGGGAGGCCCGTATTGACAGTCACGGCCGTGTGTTTTATGTGGATCACATTAACCGGACCACCACTTGGCAACGGCCAACGTCCGCTGCCACGCCGGATGGCCTTCGCAGGTCTGGTTCCGTCCAACAGATGGAGCAGCTCAACAGGAG ATACCAGACCATCCAGAGGACGATGGCCACAGAGAGAAGAGACGAGGAGTCAGGCAGCCCACGCAACGAGAGAACAGCCAGCACCGAGACAGACTCGCCTCCACAGACAACCG aGTTGAGGAGAGACACTCCATGTTCTCCAGGTCACTGTCAGAAGATCACATTACTGCTGCAGAGTCCCGCGGTCAAATTCATCACTCACCCAGAGTTCTTCACCGTTCTCCACGCAAACTAT gggGCATATCGTATGTTCACCAACAGCTCGTGTCTGAAACACATGGTCCTAAAGATCAGGCGTGATGCCCGAAACTTTGAGCGTTACCAGCACAACCGTGACCTGGTGACCTTCTTGAACAGGTTTGCTGATGCTCAGTTGGAGCTGCCTCGTGGCTGGGAGATCAAAACAGACCCGCAGGGGAAG TCTTTCTTTGTAGACCACAACAGTCGTGCCACAACCTTCATTGATCCCAGGATCCCCCTGCAAAACGGCAGATTGCCCAACCACCTGACGCACCGCCAGCACCTGCAGAGATTACGCAGCTACAGCGCAGGAGAG GCGTCAGAGGTGTCCCGCAGCAGAGGAGCGTCTCTGGTCAGCAGAGCGGTCAGGAGTCAGTATCAGCCTGATTCAGTGCCTCTAG CTTACAATGATAAGATCGTGTCTTTCCTGCGTCAGCCGAACATCCTGGAGCTGCTGCAGGAGCGTCAGCCGAGTCTGGCCAGGAATCACTCGCTCAG GGAGAAAATCCATTACATCAGAAGCGAAGGTCCTCAGAGCGTTGAAAAGCTGTCCTGCGACGCCGACCTGGTCATGCTGTTAAG TCTGTTTGATGAGGAGATCATGTCGTATATTCCATCTCACTCTTTCCACCCCGGCCTCAGTTTCTCTCCACGCTGCTCTCCTGGATCCTCACCTCAGAGTTCACCGG GCTTGCAGAGGGCCAGAGCGCCTGCTCCGTACCGCAGGGACTTTGAGGCAAAGCTTCGCAATTTTTACAGAAAGCTGGAGGCTAAAGGCTATGGCCAGGGGCCAGGGAAAATCAA GCTCATCATCAGAAGAGAACATCTACTGGAAGGCACTTTTAATCAAGTAATGGTCTACTCACGCAAAGAGCTCCAGAGAAACAAGCTCTACATCACCTTTGTCGGAGAAGAAGG TTTGGATTACAGTGGCCCATCGCGGGAGTTCTTCTTCCTGTTATCTCAGGAGCTGTTTAACCCCTACTACGGTCTGTTTGAGTACTCGGCCAATGACACGTACACAGTGCAGATCAGccccatgtctgcatttgtagAAAACCATTTGGAATG GTTCCGTTTCAGTGGCCGTATTTTGGGTCTGGCTCTGATCCACCAGTATCTGTTGGATGCCTTCTTCACTCGACCGTTCTACAAGGCCCTGCTCAGACT AGTGACAGATCTGAGTGATTTGGAATACCTGGATGAAGAGTTCCATCAGAGCCTGCAGTGGATGAAGGACAACGATATCACGGATATCCTGGATCTGACGTTTACAGTCAACGAGGAGGTCTTCGGACAG GTCATAGAGAGGGAACTGAAGTCGGGAGGCTCCAATACCCAAGTGACGGAAAAGAACAAGAAGGAATACATTGAGCGCATGGCGAGATGGAGGGTGGAGAGGGGGGTTATGCAGCAGACCGAAGCCCTTGTAAGAGGTTTCTATGAG GTTGTAGACTCCCGTCTGGTTTCAGTGTTCGATGCTCGTGAGCTGGAGTTGGTCATTGCAGGCACGGCTGAGATCGATTTGAATGACTGGAGATCCAACACAGAATACAGAGGAG GTTACCATGATGGGCACGCTGTGATTCGTAGTTTCTGGGATGCGGTGGAACGCTTCAATAATGAACAGAGGCTGCGCCTGCTGCAGTTCGTGACGGGAACGTCCAGTGTCCCTTACGAGGGTTTCGCTGCGCTCCGTGGGAGCAACGGCCTGCGGCGCTTCTGCATTGAAAAGTGGGGAAAGATTACCTCTCTGCCAAG ATCCAAAGGCTGA